In Populus alba chromosome 1, ASM523922v2, whole genome shotgun sequence, a single window of DNA contains:
- the LOC118051313 gene encoding ABC transporter G family member 35 produces the protein MDGVERARASGRRSSHNGLSRSISRSLSRASWNMEDMFSVGRQSRRSNLVDEDEEALKWAAIEKLPTYNRLRTSIIKSFVDTEDQGSKMLQHKEVDVRKLDINERQNFIDKLFKVAEEDNEKYLKKFRQRVDKVGIRLPTIEVRFDHLTIEADCHFGTRALPTLPNAARNMFESALGVVGINLAQRTKLTILKDASGVIKHSRMALLLGPPSSGKTTLLLALAGKLDPTLKVTGDLTYNGYELKEFMPRKSSAYISQNDVHIGEMTVKETLDFSARCQGVGTRYDLLSELARREKDAGIFPEAEVDLFMKATAMEGVESSLITDYTLKILGLDICKDTIVGDDMIRGISGGQKKRVTTGEMIVGPTKTLFMDEISTGLDSSTTYQIVKCLQHIVHYTEATILVSLLQPAPETFDLFDDIILLSEGQIVYQGPREHILAFFESCGFRCPERKGTADFLQEVTSKKDQEQYWDDRNKPYRYVTVPEFVERFKRFHVGMRLENELSVPFDKTQGHKAALSFSKYSVPRMELLKACWDREWILVKRNAYVYVAKTVQLLIMAIIMSTVFIKSKMHTRNEEDGAVYIGALLFTMFINMFNGFAEISLVIKRLPVFFKQRDLQFHPAWTFTLPTFLLQLPMSIIESVVWVSITYYSVGFAPEASRFSKQLLLVFFIQQMAAGLFRLIAGVCRTMIISNTGGALTLLLVFLLGGFILPKGTIPDWWGWGYWVSPLSYGFNAIAVNEMSAPRWMNKNDSDGSTILGTAVLKSFDVYTDKNWYWIGTASILGFAVLFNVLFTFALAYFSPAGKPQAIISEETTKEGTRSTQSLSHSNGTNTSEMAILKTRSPSNPNGVSGNADSLEAANGVAPKRGMVLPFTPLAMSFDSMNYFVDMPPEMKEQGVPEDRLQLLREVTGAFRPGVLAALMGVSGAGKTTLMDVLAGRKTGGYIEGDIKISGFSKKQETFARISGYCEQNDIHSPQVTVKESLIYSAFLRLPKEVSKQEKMIFVDEVMELVELNNLKDAVVGLPGITGLSTEQRKRLTIAVELVANPSIIFMDEPTSGLDARAAAIVMRTVRNTVDTGRTVVCTIHQPSIDIFEAFDELLLMKRGGQAIYSGPLGRNSHKIVEYFEAIPGVPKIKEKYNPATWMLEVSSVAAEVRLGMDFAEQFKSSSLHQRNKALVKELSTPPPGATDLYFATQYSESAWGQFKSCLWKQWWTYWRSPDYNLVRYFFTLVCALMVGSIFWKVGTKRDSSSDLSMIIGAMYASVLFVGINNCSTVQPVVAVERTVFYREKAAGMYSALPYAIAQVVCEIPYVFVQTTYYTLIVYAMVSFEWTAAKFLWFFFVNFFSFLYFTYYGMMTVSVTPNHQVAAIFAATFYSLFNLFSGFFIPRPRIPKWWVWYYWICPLAWTVYGLIVSQYGDVSDPITVPGRNGTTPIKAYIQENYGYDPDFMGQVAAVLVGFTVFFAFLFAFCIRTLNFQTR, from the exons GGTTGGCATCCGACTCCCGACAATTGAGGTCAGGTTTGATCATTTAACAATTGAAGCTGACTGCCATTTTGGCACCAGAGCTCTCCCCACCCTTCCAAATGCTGCAAGAAACATGTTTGAATCAGCTCTTGGTGTAGTTGGGATTAATTTGGCTCAGAGAACTAAGCTCACAATCCTAAAAGATGCATCTGGGGTTATAAAACATTCACG GATGGCACTACTGCTGGGACCACCATCCTCAGGAAAAACAACTCTTTTGTTAGCTCTAGCAGGAAAGTTGGACCCCACTCTTAAG GTTACAGGAGACCTAACATACAATGGATATGAACTCAAGGAATTTATGCCACGGAAATCATCAGCATATATCAGCCAAAACGATGTTCACATAGGAGAAATGACCGTGAAAGAAACCTTGGATTTCTCAGCAAGGTGTCAAGGGGTCGGGACACGATATG ATCTCCTAAGTGAGCTTGCAAGAAGAGAGAAGGATGCTGGAATATTTCCAGAGGCAGAAGTGGATCTTTTCATGAAG GCAACTGCAATGGAAGGAGTTGAAAGCAGTCTCATTACTGACTACACACTCAAA ATACTAGGACTTGATATATGCAAGGATACCATCGTTGGAGATGACATGATACGAGGGATATCGGGTGGACAGAAAAAGCGAGTGACTACAG GGGAGATGATTGTTGGACCCACAAAAACACTTTTCATGGATGAGATATCCACCGGTCTAGATAGCTCCACGACATATCAAATAGTGAAGTGCTTGCAGCACATTGTACACTACACCGAGGCTACAATCTTGGTGTCCCTGCTCCAACCTGCTCCTGAGACGTTTGATCTCTTTGATGATATCATCCTTTTATCAGAAGGCCAGATTGTATACCAGGGTCCACGAGAACACATTCTTGCTTTCTTTGAGAGCTGTGGGTTCCGCTGTCCTGAGAGGAAGGGCACAGCTGATTTCTTACAAGAG GTTACTTCGAAGAAAGACCAGGAACAGTATTGGGATGATAGAAACAAGCCATATAGATACGTAACAGTCCCAGAATTTGTTGAAAGGTTCAAGAGGTTCCATGTGGGGATGAGGCTAGAGAATGAGCTTTCCGTGCCATTTGACAAGACCCAAGGCCACAAAGCAGCTCTGTCATTCTCGAAGTATTCTGTTCCCAGAATGGAACTACTCAAGGCATGTTGGGATCGAGAATGGATACTGGTTAAGAGAAATGCATATGTTTATGTAGCCAAGACGGTTCAACTTCTTATTATGGCAATTATAATGTCCACGGTGTTCATCAAATCTAAAATGCACACAAGGAATGAAGAAGATGGAGCGGTATACATTGGTGCCCTTTTGTTTACGATGTTCATTAACATGTTCAATGGTTTTGCTGAGATCTCGCTTGTAATCAAGAGGCTTCCAGTATTTTTCAAGCAAAGAGATCTTCAATTCCATCCTGCCTGGACTTTCACTCTGCCAACTTTCTTGCTGCAGCTGCCAATGTCTATAATTGAGTCTGTTGTTTGGGTGTCAATTACCTATTACTCCGTTGGTTTTGCACCTGAAGCTAGCAG GTTTTCCAAGCAACTGCTGCTGGTATTTTTCATCCAACAGATGGCTGCTGGACTCTTTAGGCTTATTGCTGGGGTCTGCAGAACCATGATCATTTCCAACACCGGCGGGGCTCTCACTCTACTCCTTGTTTTCTTGCTTGGAGGTTTCATCTTACCTAAAG GTACCATTCCAGATTGGTGGGGATGGGGTTATTGGGTTTCACCTTTGTCTTATGGTTTCAATGCCATAGCTGTGAACGAAATGTCTGCACCAAGGTGGATGAACAAAAAC GATTCAGACGGCTCTACCATTTTAGGCACAGCAGTGCTCAAGAGCTTTGATGTTTACACAGATAAGAACTGGTATTGGATTGGCACAGCTTCTATTCTAGGCTTTGCTGTTCTATTCAATGTTCTCTTCACCTTTGCTCTCGCGTACTTTAGTC CTGCTGGAAAGCCACAGGCCATAATCTCTGAGGAAACAACAAAAGAAGGAACCAGGTCAACACAGTCATTATCCCATTCTAATGGAACCAATACAA GTGAAATGGCAATCTTGAAAACGAGGAGCCCATCCAATCCCAATGGAGTCAGTGGAAATGCCGATTCACTTGAGGCAGCAAATGGAGTTGCTCCTAAGAGAGGAATGGTTCTTCCTTTCACTCCTCTAGCCATGTCCTTTGACAGTATGAATTATTTTGTGGACATGCCCCCG GAAATGAAGGAGCAAGGAGTTCCAGAGGATAGGCTGCAACTACTTCGAGAAGTAACAGGAGCATTTAGGCCTGGAGTACTTGCGGCATTAATGGGAGTCAGTGGAGCTGGAAAGACCACACTGATGGATGTTTTGGCAGGAAGAAAGACTGGTGGATACATTGAAGGTGATATTAAAATTTCCGGGTTCTCCAAGAAACAGGAAACATTTGCAAGAATTTCTGGATATTGCGAACAGAATGATATCCACTCTCCTCAAGTCACTGTTAAAGAATCTTTGATTTATTCAGCATTTCTTCGGCTCCCTAAAGAAGTCAGCAAACAAGAAAAGATG ATTTTCGTGGATGAAGTGATGGAGTTGGTCGAGCTAAACAATCTCAAGGATGCTGTAGTTGGGCTTCCAGGAATCACAGGGTTGTCAACAGAACAGAGAAAAAGGTTAACAATAGCAGTGGAACTGGTTGCTAATCCCTCCATCATTTTCATGGATGAACCAACTTCTGGTCTTGATGCAAGGGCAGCTGCCATTGTTATGAGGACTGTGAGAAACACTGTGGATACTGGGAGAACAGTTGTCTGTACGATCCATCAACCTAGCATTGACATCTTTGAAGCCTTTGATGAATTGTTATTAATGAAGAGGGGAGGGCAGGCAATCTACTCAGGACCATTGGGTCGAAACTCTCACAAGATCGTTGAATACTTCGAG GCCATTCCTGGAGTCCCTAAAATCAAAGAGAAGTACAATCCAGCGACATGGATGCTAGAAGTGAGTTCAGTTGCAGCTGAAGTCCGGCTTGGAATGGACTTTGCGGAACAGTTCAAATCTTCATCCTTGCATCA GAGAAACAAGGCTTTGGTGAAGGAGTTGAGCACACCACCACCAGGAGCAACAGACCTTTATTTCGCCACTCAGTATTCAGAGTCTGCATGGGGGCAGTTCAAATCTTGCCTTTGGAAGCAGTGGTGGACATACTGGAGAAGTCCTGATTACAACCTTGTTAGATACTTCTTCACCTTGGTTTGTGCTCTTATGGTTGGTAGCATATTCTGGAAGGTCGGGACAAAAAG GGATAGCTCAAGCGATCTGTCTATGATTATCGGtgccatgtatgcttctgtctTGTTTGTTGGTATTAACAACTGCTCAACTGTACAACCAGTTGTAGCAGTCGAAAGAACCGTGTTTTACCGAGAAAAAGCAGCTGGAATGTATTCTGCATTACCCTATGCCATTGCACAG GTTGTTTGTGAAATACCATACGTATTTGTTCAAACTACATACTATACACTTATTGTGTATGCCATGGTGTCCTTCGAATGGACTGCAGCCAAATTCTTGTGGTTCTTCTTTGtcaatttcttttccttcctttaCTTCACATACTATGGAATGATGACTGTTTCCGTTACCCCAAACCACCAAGTAGCAGCCATCTTTGCAGCAACATTCTATTCTCTCTTCAATCTTTTCTCTGGCTTCTTTATACCAAGACCG AGAATTCCCAAGTGGTGGGTCTGGTACTATTGGATTTGCCCTCTAGCGTGGACAGTGTATGGACTAATCGTGTCCCAATACGGTGATGTTTCGGACCCCATTACTGTTCCTGGTCGCAATGGTACTACTCCGATAAAGGCTTATATACAAGAAAATTATGGATATGACCCAGATTTCATGGGGCAGGTTGCCGCAGTCTTAGTTGGCTTTACAGTCTTCTTCGCATTCCTGTTTGCCTTCTGCATAAGGACACTGAACTTCCAGACAAGATAG